GTAGTGTGCCGTGCCGTAGTGTGCCGTGCCGTAGTGTGCCGGACCGGACCGGACCGGACCAGACTGGGCTGCGTGGCGGCAGCGCCGATCGGGATGCCCGGTTCAGCTTGCTTTGGTGGTGTTTTGCCACCAGGCGGCTTTGCGGTGGAGGCGGATGGGTTGTCGGGGGTCGCCGGTGGGTGGTGTGAGCCAGTAGTCGTTGCCGTGGCGTTGGATCCGCCAGTGTTGGTTGTGGAGGAGCATGTGGTGGAATCGGCATAAGAGGATGCCTTGAGCGATGTCGGTGCGGCCGTGGTGTTCGTGCCAGTGGTCGATGTGGTGTGCTTCAGAATATGAGGGTGGCCGGTCGCAGTCGGGGTGCATGCAGCCGCCGTCTCGGATGGCGAGGGCGACGCGTTGTTTGGCGGTGAAGAGGCGTTGTTCTCGTCCGACGTCGAGTGGGCAACCGTTTTCATCGACGGTGATGGGGCGGGTGCCGGTGTCGCAGAGGAGTCGTTCGATGGTTTCGGGTGGAACGACCTCGCCGGTGTCTTCCCAGTGGCCGGTGCCGGTGACGTTGCCGTCGGTGTCGTGTTGGTTGAGGTTTTCCTGGGTGATGACCACGCGCACGCCGGGTTGCCGGTTGCCGTAGATGGTGTTCGGGTCGGCGAGGGCGCCGGTGCGCATGACGTCGATGAGCAGGTCGAAGATCAGTTGTTCGTCGGTGCGCGGGTCGGTGCGCAGTTCTTCGGCGTGTTCGGCTTGAGCTTTGTCGATGAAGCGGGGTCCGCCGCGGCGCGGTCGCATCGCGGCGTCGACGATCGAGTCGAGCCAGGCGGCGGAGTCGTCGTCGAATTCCAGCCACGCGGTGCGTGCACCGGTGTCGTTGGTGCGGATGCGTGCTTTCCGCGCTTGGAAGTGGGCTTGGGCGCGTTCGGTGACCCCGGTCGGGTCAAGGCTGTCGCGTAACCAGCGGGCCCGTTTGGTCAGTTCGTCCGCGTTGACCCCGGCCGCGTTCGCCAGGAGGTCCTCGGCTGCCTGACGCAGCACCTCGCTGTCGCAACTGTCGGTCGGTTGGCCGAGGCCGGTCAGCAGGGCGGAGGCGCCAGCCGGGGTCAGCGTGTGGTCGGCGACCGCGCGGGTGATCGGATCATGCCACGGCAGTTCCACGACCGGGGCCGGCGGCGAACCCGCTTCGTCGGCGGATCCCTCCTGCGCCGCGCCGGTCGCGACCTCGGTCGTGTCTCCCGCCCCGTCCAGGCCCGCACCGTCCGGGGTCGGGCCGTCCGGGGTCGGGCTGTCTGCCTGGCCGGCGGCTTCTCCCGTGCGGGCTGCCGCATCGGCCTGAGCCATCGCCTCGCCGAGGCGCACCTGCCGCCATGCTTCGGCCCTCGTCGAGCCGGTGACCGATTGCAGCACCCCGGCGGTGGACCGTTGACCGCGGCGCGCGGCCAAGCCCTGATAGCCGAG
The Rathayibacter sp. SW19 DNA segment above includes these coding regions:
- a CDS encoding DUF222 domain-containing protein; the protein is MAPISQQSISQQIREDALRVSDSLAALEPVGTPGGLPRLLAGLDDDALLALLADAATARAQFELVITAGAGIVSERSNRQLGYQGLAARRGQRSTAGVLQSVTGSTRAEAWRQVRLGEAMAQADAAARTGEAAGQADSPTPDGPTPDGAGLDGAGDTTEVATGAAQEGSADEAGSPPAPVVELPWHDPITRAVADHTLTPAGASALLTGLGQPTDSCDSEVLRQAAEDLLANAAGVNADELTKRARWLRDSLDPTGVTERAQAHFQARKARIRTNDTGARTAWLEFDDDSAAWLDSIVDAAMRPRRGGPRFIDKAQAEHAEELRTDPRTDEQLIFDLLIDVMRTGALADPNTIYGNRQPGVRVVITQENLNQHDTDGNVTGTGHWEDTGEVVPPETIERLLCDTGTRPITVDENGCPLDVGREQRLFTAKQRVALAIRDGGCMHPDCDRPPSYSEAHHIDHWHEHHGRTDIAQGILLCRFHHMLLHNQHWRIQRHGNDYWLTPPTGDPRQPIRLHRKAAWWQNTTKAS